Genomic DNA from Electrophorus electricus isolate fEleEle1 chromosome 23, fEleEle1.pri, whole genome shotgun sequence:
TATATTCGGGACTCTCGTATATAGTTGTGCACAACAATAATAGAACCCGAGCTGTTTGAtctatacacattttaaatgttgtaCTAAGCTCTTGAATAATATTTACCCAAATTGAAACTGCACTGCTGTctttggtgtgcgtgtgtcagaaCCCAGGACATGCCGAGATAATAGGTAGTTATCCTAGACCCTGTAGATTAATTTTTACCAGCAGCTCTATTCCTATATTTCACCAGCACGTTAGCTATGCATATTAATATACAGACTCAGGTTTGTCCATTAGAGAAAGCCGGTTATGTATTTTAGGTGTGAAGAATGAATTGAGAAGTATGTGGAAGTATGAAGCATCAGAAGTATGGTCAGGaatagaaaatgtgaaaatcaaCAAAACTTTTGCTTAAGAACACTgacatgaataaggaatggtatccaAACAttctccaagagcaacttctcccaacgatccaggagcgATTTCGTGATGAACAGTGCTTTatccagcatgacggagcactatgtcacaaggcaaaagtgataaccaagtggctcagtgaacaaaacattgaaatgttgggtccatggccaggaaactccccactggtgtgtgtggtagtgccACACAATGCCTACGTATGGGAGTGAAGTTGTGATTTATACAGTTGTATCTATCTGAGGGTACAAGAGTAGCTATTGCATAACAGATGTCAGTCAACTATTTACGATTTGACTGAGAAACTGCCCGTGTCTAGATGTTGTAGTGTCAAGGGTTCTGTAACACCTGCTGGAAGGGAGGAGTTGAGTGAGGTCATGTCCAGGGTGTGAGGGATCTGGAATGATTTTCCCAGCACGGTACCTGGTTTTTGAGGAATACATGGCCTGGAAGGAAGGAGGGGAACACAGATGGACTTTCCAGTtcagttctgttctgtttattataACCAACGAGGACATTTGATTTGCAGCCAGGCATACTAAATctacaaacataaaaacctcTAACCGCTAACCTATGGTACTGGCTAGggtgtgttctatgagtaaatgacaaagcacttctgtaagtcactcgAGATAAGAGCGCCTGCTAAAggccaaaaatataaatataaatggcaGTTATTTTGTTAGCCACCTTAATAAAATTATTGAGATGTTTCTTATTGCGGACAATCATAGAATAAGTATaagagaataataatataaatgacaatagataacatttaatattctgCTTTTCCCTACCTGTCAGGAAGCTTGTGATCCACTGACAGATAGCAGGAGCCACAGTGAGCTTGGAGACATTGGGGGAGAGGATATTTGGAATAATGGTGTTGAATGCCCAGCTGAAGTCCACATACAGGATCCTTGCTCATGTCCTTGGGTAGTCTTGTAGGGTGTAGTGTAGCCCCATGTTGACTGTCATCcacttgtttgtctttttaagcAAACGGCAGGGGGTCCAAAACGTGTCCTACAAAGTTGTTCAGGTGGGCCAACACCAGTTGTGTAAAGGACTTTGTGACCATAGACATCAGAGTGACAGGCCTGTAGTCATTCTGTCCTGTAGAGCCCGGTCAGGTGGATCAGTTGGTCGGTGTCCCTTCCTGTCTTGGACACAGCTTAATGTTGCCCATGTGCAGATCTCTGTTCATATGATTCTTGATCAGGCATGTCCTGTCATGGAGCAGTATCCTATGTGAAGGAGGTTGGAGGCCAATATAAAGGCCACACGGAGAAgtcagccagctatcagaaatgGAGAAAGGTGTGCTGAAGGTACCTGACAAgtacaacaagctgtccataACTGAGGCCTTGGAGAAGGCCAAGCAAAGATTAAAAGCTCTGGCTGCCCACATGTAGAGATACACATGAGAAGTAGAACCCAGgggaataaacaggatgttctcccatgagccatccaaagtgtactctcaGTGACAGGATAACAGCTTGAGAACAGATGcaccaaagctggagactgaacaatactggaaaagcatatgggagaaggaggcatcacacaacaacaacgcCCAGTGGACAGAGAACTGAGACATTCATTTTCCTCAGCAGATGCAGATAAATTGGTCCACGCTTTTATCTCAACAAGACTAGACTGCTGTGATGGTCTTCTAATTGGATCCTTGAAAACGTAATCAAAGTCCAACTTGTACataatgcagcagccagagttcttgcAAGTACTAGAATGTTACAGAACAATCCCGTCCTTTAAGCTCTGCATGGCTCCCAGTTAAAATTTGAATGTACTATAAAAAAAACTCTTGTTGATGTATAAAGCACTAAATGGTTTGTTATAACAGTATCTGAGTGAACTCATTGTATGCGATAAGCCACCTCGGCTACTGTGTTCCCAGAATGTAGGATCTCTCTTACTTCCTAGAATACAGCCATGCGAAAAGCCTTCCCCTAAAATCCTCTCACTTCTGGAACAGCTTTCCAGCTTTAATTCAGGATTCAGACAAACTCCTAATTTTTAAATCCAGGCTAAAGTCTTATTTACTCAAGATATTGGTTAGCTTCCTGTGTATCAGTGTGCAGAGCCTGGGGCCCTCTGTCGTAGAGTTTTCTGGTAATGAGGTGTTGATGTTGTCGTCCAGTTATGTCATGTGTTCATTCGGGTTTGTGACGATGATGTGGGTGGACTGTGATGTCTCAGAGagcctcaggactgtggtcaccctctggttcctcaggactgtggtcaccctctggtctcaagtctgtggtcaccctctggtgcctcaggactgtggtcaccctttggtgcctcaggactgtggtcaccctctggtgcctcaggactgtggtcaccctctggtgcctcaggactgtggtcaccctctggtgcctcaggactgtggtcaccctctggtgcctcaggactgtggtcaccctctggtgcctcaggactgtggtcaccctctggtgcctcaggactgtggtcaccctcacGACTGTGATCAATCTCAGGCCCTCTGGGGGACCCTACGCACACACCTTTGCCCATGTTACTAGCATGGCCTGGACCTCAGGGAacattgttattaatatgtacACAGATCATTCACCACCTGTCCACTGAATACGTTCTTGTCTGGACTGTGAAATGAGTTACCTGAGTAAGAAACTTAAAATCCTTATCTGGTAGAATTTAAagaatgtcaaaaatattttgtataatattttgtataatatttttagcattagttctacttatttattttattaataattgtatTGGTGTTTTTATTGGTGTTATTTTCACACAAGATAGATAACCTCTTAGGGGTTGGGGGCAGGCCATTTTGCTTCTGGTACATTTCACAAAACTATTTCACTGAAATCAAGGTGAATAAAACCATAGTAATGTGTAAAATGGTGCAGAATCTTTCTGCTAATACAGGGGTTAAGAAGAGATGAGAACCCCACACAGCTGTGTCAGAATACAGATTCATTTGAGCTGTATTAGATGGACCTAAATCTTTGGTCTGTTGCCTGGCAGAGTTCTCTTTCTCTAAGGTGGAGTTACTTTATAGTCATGTCTTTGCACATTCTAAATCATCCCGGTGAATTTCATGCCACATGAGAAAATCTGGTAAGGGAGGAACCGGTGGACCAGGAGTATCTCTCGGTAGTAGCAGGGGTCGAATGAGTCCACCTTCTGAGAGGGAATATACAGAGCAGTAGTCCTCACACCAATGTGTGACTCAGGTTTGAGACCAGCCTTTTCCAGACACATGTCTATGTAAACATCATCGATGGGCATCAGGGTGATGGACTGGGACATATTGTGGATAGTCCTGGCAGTGAACCGTGAGAGCAAAAATCCACATCCACCACAATAAGGAGGATAGCGGTCTGACTCATGCACTTGGACTCTCTTTCAAATGGGACCCAAATAAAAGGCCAAGCTTCCAACAAAGAGGTGTTTGTTTCCATCCCTGTCGCCCTGCCCTTTCAGATACTCCACCATGTTATCTGTGTTGGTGAAAATGTCATCATCTCTGTTGAGCAGGAAGTGTGCATTGGGACACCATCTCTCCAGCCACTCCATGAACAGGACCTGCTTCAGGGTGAGGTTGTAGAAGGAATCCGTGAAGTCCCACAGTAGAATGTCTTGGTGTTCACGGTTCTCCAGTCACAGGACTTTGTTCAGCCTCATCTTCTCGTAGCCGTCTCCACTGGTCCCAGACAAGAACACCGTGCGAATCTGTTTGCCATTCTGCATCCTCTCTGCTGCCCACGTTTTACGCAGGACCTCCCGTCGCTCGTAGTTGGCCGGAGAGCTTTTGATGAGCAGCAGAAGAAACACGTGTGCAGAATTCTGTGGACCACCACGCTTATTGGGAACGTTCAGCAGCATTGGGAAATAACGGCAATGGCGGTAAAACAGGAAGTCTTGGATGTGAAGTGGCAGGTTGGAAAATCCTGTGACCTTGGAAGCAGAAAAATTGTTTGAATGTGGGAGCTGAACTCGAGAGGTTCTGGAGTCGGATGTTCAGATTTACGATTCAGTTCTcttgtgttttaaatatgtttctttacAAAAGTTTGTAGTATTATAAGCAAACTCAACATCAAAGTGCCCACGCAGAGTAGAATAGCTAGCTCCAACTTTTGATTCCTTCTCTGGCAAGCTGAATAAAGTGCAAAAGATCTTTAAAGTCACAGTTAAAAGTGATGATTCAACACCAGACAAGATTTAAGTGAATCTTCAGTAGACTTCATCATCCTTTAAGTCAGTGAACATAGTTACTATGCTGTATACCActgcacaataaaacaaattctgCAGGAATTTACCCCTCTAGCAAAACAGACGAGCAAGGGAGTGTGTAGAACCTCGGACACGGTAACGACCGTGAAATCTCCACATCTCTTATAGGTCTCATGGACATGGGACAGTATGATCAAATCCAATTATACATTTACAACTCAAGTGACTCAATGTAATTCCATTGACAAGACACAAGAATATTTCATTTAACTGCACACCACTCTGAACATGCCTGTTTTTGAATTTACACAGGCAAGTAGCAGGCTTTtcaattatttaataaaattattattaagtgAGAGGAAGTGAGAAGACTTTGTAACAGGTATAAACAATTAACTTAAGCATGTAGAAATACATGTAGTAAGAGGAAGGCTGACGTTTGGTGAATTTACATGAACATCTGCAGTTTGACAAACCCTAACTGCACTTCCTTGATCAGATTCATACTGACAAATATAAAGTGACAATTATTGTTTacagcataaaacaaaaaacgtaACTGCCTGCTTGCATTTAATGAATCAAATGATAAAAACCACAAACCACAACAAAATGAAGTGATTACCGAATGATGTGTCGTCTCATGTCCACTGGATGAATATAACCTCTTCAGAGGTGTCATAAGTGTAGGTGACAGCCAGTCCTCCTTTCCGATTTGTATGAAGGCACCTTTATGAAGGCAAcctggggggggtgtggagagAAATAGGAAATGGCGAAAGACAGTGACAACTTTTCTgagtataaatgtttttattactgtAACAGATGTCCACATCTCTGTCTGTAGCGACACCTCCACGTCCCTGTCTGTTGCGACACCTCCACACGTCTCTGTCTGTAGTGacacctccacacgtccctgtctgtagcgacacctccacacgtccctgtctgtagcgacacctccacacgtccctgtctgtagcgacacctccacacgtccctgtctgtagcggcacctccacacgtccctgtctgtagcgacacctccacacgtccctgtctgtagcgacacctccacgtccctgtctgtagcggcacctccacacgtccctgtctgtagcgccacctccacacgtccctgtctgtagcggcacctccacacgtccctgtctgtagcggcacctccacacgtccctgtctgtagcggcacctccacacgtccctgtctgtagcgacacctccacgtccctgtctgtagcgacACCGCCACACGGCTGATTGTACCGacacctccacacgtccctgtctgtaccgacacctccacacgtccctgtctgtagcggcacctccacacgtccctgtctgtagcggcacctccacacgtccctgtctgtagcgccacctccacacgtccctgtctgtagcgacacctccacgtccctgtctgtagcgacACCGCCACACGGCTGATTGTACCGACACCTCCACGTCTCTGTCTGTACCGacacctccacacgtccctgtctgtagcggcacctccacacgtccctgtctgtagcggcacctccacacgtccctgtctgtagcggcacctccacacgtccctgtctgtagcggcacctccacacgtccctgtctgtagcgacacctccacgtccctgtctgtagcgacACCGCCACACGGCTGATTGTACCGACACCTCCACGTCTCTGTCTGTACCGacacctccacacgtccctgtctgtagcggcacctccacacgtccctgtctgtagcggcacctccacacgtccctgtctgtagcgccacctccacacgtccctgtctgtagcgacacctccacacgtccctgtctgtagcgccacctccacacgtccctgtctgtagcgccacctccacacgtccctgtctgtagcgacacctccacacgtccctgtctgtagcgacacctccacgtccctgtctgtagcgccACCTCCACACGTCTCTGTCTGTAGCGCcacctccacacgtccctgtctgtagcgacagctccacgtccctgtctgtagcgacagctccacgtccctgtctgtagcgacagctccacgtccctgtctgtagcggcacctccacacgtccctgtctgtagcgccacctccacacgtccctgtctgtagcgacacctccacgtccctgtctgtagcgccacctccacacgtccctgtctgtagcgacagctccacgtccctgtctgtagcgacagctccacgtccctgtctgtagcgacacctccacacgtccctgtctgtagcgacacctccacgtccctgtctgtagcgccacctccacacgtccctgtctgtagcgccACCtccacgtccctgtctgtagcgacacctccacacgtccctgtctgtagcgacacctccacacgtccctgtctgtagcgacACCTCCACACGTCTCTGTCTGTAGCGCcacctccacacgtccctgtctgtagcgacagctccacgtccctgtctgtagcgacACCGCCACACGGCTGATTGTACCGACACCTCCACGTCTCTGCTCACCCTGAGCCTGTTCATGTTCATCTCTGCCCTACAGTTTTGTTATAGCCAATGATCTGAAGTGTGGAGTTACATGAAGAAAGTGGCGCCTGTCCAGTACTTTCCCAAACActcagactgtttgacataaacacaccattattttcactcacacagactgtttgacataaacacaccattattttcactcacacagactgtttcagacatacacacaccattattttcactcacacagactgtttgacataaacacaccattattttcactcacacagactgtttcagacatacacacaccattattttcactcacacagactgtttgacataaacacaccattattttcactcacacagactgtttgacataaacacaccattattttcactcacacagactgtttgacatacacacaccattattttcactcacacagactgtttgacataaacacaccattattttcactcacacagactgtttgacataaacacaccattattttcactcacacagactgtttgacataaacacaccattattttcactcacacagactgtttcagacatacacacacaccattattttcactcacacagactgtttgacataaacacaccattattttcactcacacagactgtttgacataaacacaccattattttcactcacacagactgtttgacatacacacaccattattttcactcacacagactgtttgacataaacacaccattattttcactcacacagactgtttgacataaacacaccattattttcactcacacagactgtttgacataaacacaccattattttcactcacacagactgtttgacataaacacaccattattttcactcacacagactgtttgacataaacacaccattattttcactcacacagactgtttgacataaacacaccattattttcactcacacagactgtttgacataaacacaccattattttcactcacacagactgtttcagacataaacacaccattattttcactctcacagactgtttgacataaacacaccattattttcactcacacagactgtttcagacataaacacaccattattttcactcacacagactgtttgacataaacacaccattattttcactcacacagactgtttgacataaacacaccattattttcactcacacagactgtttgacataaacacaccattattttcactcacacagactgtttgacataaacacaccattattttcactcacacagactgtttgacataaacacaccattattttcactcacacagactgtttgacataaacacaccattattttcactcacacagactgtttgacataaacacaccattattttcactcacacagactgtttcagacataaacacaccattattttcactctcacagactgtttgacataaacacaccattattttcactcacacagactgtttcagacataaacacaccattattttcactcacacagactgtttgacataaacacaccattattttcactcacacagactgtttgacataaacacaccattattttcactcacacagactgtttgacataaacacaccattattttcactcacacagactgtttgacataaacacaccattattttcactcacacagactgtttgacataaacacaccattattttcactcacacagactgtttgacataaacacaccattattttcactcacacagactgtttgacataaacacaccattattttcactcacacagactgtttgacataaacacaccattattttcactcacacagactgtttgacataaacacaccattattttcactcacacagactgtttgacataaacacaccattattttcactcacacagactgtttgacataaacacaccattattttcactcacacagactgtttgacataaacacaccattattttcactcacacagactgtttgacatacacacaccattattttcactcacacagactgtttgacataaacacaccattattttcactcacacagactgtttcagacatacacacaccattattttcactcacacagactgtttgacataaacacaccattattttcactcacacagactgtttgacataaacacaccattattttcactcacacagactgtttgacataaacacaccattattttcactcacacagactgtttgacataaacacaccattattttcactcacacagactgtttgacataaacacaccattattttcactcacacagactgtttgacataaacacaccattattttcactcacacagactgtttcagacatacacacacaccattattttcactcacacagactgtttgacataaacacaccattattttcactcacacagactgtttgacataaacacaccattattttcactcacacagactgtttgacataaacacaccattattttcactcacacagactgtttgacataaacacaccattattttcactcacacagactgtttgacataaacacaccattattttcactcacacagactgtttgacataaacacaccattattttcactcacacagactgtttgacataaacacaccattattttcactcacacagactgtttagacatacacacaccattattttcactcacacagactgtttgacataaacacaccattattttcactcacacagactgtttgacataaacacaccattattttcactcacacagactgtttgacataaacacaccattattttcactcacacagactgtttgacataaacacaccattattttcactcacacagactgtttgacatacacacaccattattttcactcacacagactgtttgacataaacacaccattattttcactcacacagactgtttcagacataaacacaccattattttcactcacacagactgtttgacataaacacaccattattttcactcacacagactgtttgacataaacacaccattattttcactcacacagactgtttgacataaacacaccattattttcactcacacagactgtttgacataaacacaccattattttcactcacacagactgtttgacataaacacaccattattttcactcacacagactgtttgacataaacacaccattattttcactcacacagactgtttgacataaacacaccattattttcactcacacagactgtttcagacataaacacaccaatattatcactcacacagactgtttgacataaacacaccattattttcactcacacagactgtttgacataaacacaccattattttcactcacacagactgtttgacataaacacaccattattttcactcacacagactgtttgacataaacacaccattattttcactcacacagactgtttgacataaacacaccattattttcactcacacagactgtttgacataaacacaccattattttcactcacacagactgtttgacataaacacaccattattttcactcacacagactgtttgacataaacacaccattattttcactcacacagactgtttgacataaacacaccattattttcactcacacagactgtttgacataaacacaccattattttcactcacacagactgtttgacataaacacaccattattttcactcacacagactgtttgacataaacacaccattattttcactcacacagactgtttgacataaacacaccattattttcactcacacagactgtttagacataaacacacaattattttcactcacacagactgtttgacataaacacaccattattttcactcacacagactgtttgacataaacacaccattattttcactcacacagactgtttgacataaacacaccattattttcactcacacagactgtttgacataaacacaccattattttcactcacacagactgtttgacataaacacaccattattttcactcacacagactgtttgacataaacacaccattattttcactcacacagactgtttgacataaacacaccattattttcactcacacagactgtttgacataaacacaccattattttcactcacacagactgtttgacataaacacaccattattttcactcacacagactgtttcagacataaacacaccattattttcactctcacagactgtttgacataaacacaccattattttcactctcacagactgtttcagacataaacacaccattattttcactcacacagactgtttgacataaacacaccattattttcactcacacagactgtttgacataaacacaccattattttcactcacacagactgtttcagacataaacacaccattattttcactcacacagactgtttgacataaacacaccattattttcactcacacagactgtttcagacataaacacaccattattttcactcacacagactgtttgacataaacacaccattattttcactcacacagactgtttgacataaacacaccattattttcactcacacagactgtttgacataaacacaccattattttcactcacacagactgtttgacataaacacaccattattttcactcacacagactgtttgacataaacacaccattattttcactcacacagactgtttgacataaacacaccattattttcactcacacagactgtttgacataaacacaccattattttcactcacacagactgtttgacataaacacaccattattttcactcacacagactgtttgacataaacacaccattattttcactcacacagactgtttgacataaacacaccattattttcactcacacagactgtttcagacataaacacaccattattttcactcacacagcctgtttgacatacacacaccattattttcacacacacagactgtttgacataaacacaccattattttcactcacacagactgtttgacataaacacaccattattttcactcacacagactgtttgacataaacacaccattattttcactcacacagactgtttcagacataaacacaccattattttcactcacacagactgtttgacataaacacaccattattttcactcacacagactgtttgacatacacacaccattactttcactcacacagactgtttgacataaacacaccattattttcactcacacagactgtttgacataaacacaccattattttcactcacacagactgtttgacatacacacaccattattttcactcacacagactgtttgacatacacacaccattattttcactcacacagactgtttgacataaacacaccattattttcactcacacagactgtttgacataaacacaccattattttcactcacacagactgtttcagacataaacacaccattattttcactcacacagactgtttgacataaacacaccattattttcactcacacagactgtttgacatacacacaccattattttcactcacacagactgtttgacataaacacactcttATTTTCAATTACGAAACAGATTCAGACATAAACACAGTTATTtacacctaaccctaaacacactctaaccctaaccctaaacacacTCATCCACTGGACTGTAGAGGCCAGGACTCCCAGTATGCTGTGCACGTTTCCGCAACATTATTTCAGTTAAATTTAAGGTTGAATGTTTGTTGTTCGAAttgttaatttgtgtgtgttagtttacTCCAGTCTTCTTGTCATGCGCATTACCTTCCACCATTGAGCAGTCCTTTTGAACAGCATACTGGGCCCAATTCAGATCTGTGGGTTGTAGTGTTAACCCAGATGTTGTTAACCGGACAGGCTGTGTGTCCAGGCGTCTGGTTTTGGACTTCCGTTTACCCAATCTTTGACCATGTTCTTGAACAATATAATCACACTGGTCACTTTAGTTGTCACTCTTCATTTATCCCTCCCACTGGCAATTCAGACCAGTAAAAACTGTAGCCCATGGGCTTGGCAGACTTGGCTGTTGCGTTTGTGCTGGCCAAGGCAGCGTGCAGAATGCAGCGAGGCTAGAGCGTCAGCTCCTGAGGGATTTATTGAGGACTGTCTGGGTTGCCATGAcgatgatgggggggggggggctgtgtgcCATACACCATCCAATAAATGTATCTGTATGAAC
This window encodes:
- the LOC113587957 gene encoding LOW QUALITY PROTEIN: N-acetyllactosaminide beta-1,3-N-acetylglucosaminyltransferase 3-like (The sequence of the model RefSeq protein was modified relative to this genomic sequence to represent the inferred CDS: inserted 1 base in 1 codon; substituted 2 bases at 2 genomic stop codons), with the translated sequence MNMNRLRVSRDVEVSVTGFSNLPLHIQDFLFYRHCRYFPMLLNVPNKRGGPQNSAHVFLLLLIKSSPANYERREVLRKTWAAERMQNGKQIRTVFLSGTSGDGYEKMRLNKVLXLENREHQDILLWDFTDSFYNLTLKQVLFMEWLERWCPNAHFLLNRDDDIFTNTDNMVEYLKGQGDRDGNKHLFVGSLAFYLGPIXKRVQVHESDRYPPYCGGCGFLLSRFTARTIHNMSQSITLMPIDDVYIDMCLEKAGLKPESHIGVRTTALYIPSQKVDSFDPCYYREILLVHRFLPYQIXLMWHEIHRDDLECAKT